A DNA window from Ovis aries strain OAR_USU_Benz2616 breed Rambouillet chromosome 7, ARS-UI_Ramb_v3.0, whole genome shotgun sequence contains the following coding sequences:
- the ATG12 gene encoding ubiquitin-like protein ATG12 isoform X1: protein MAEEQESTLLLPPSTAPEAEVPAEVSPETATPEPPSSAAVSPGTEEPVGDTKKKIDILLKAVGDTPIMKTKKWAVERTRTIQGLIDFIKKFLKLVASEQLGTWFRSLAGDLGSYLPWSSYGCVMQLRSVCTRTRELRAPQGGTE, encoded by the exons ATGGCTGAGGAGCAGGAGTCTACGCTGCTGCTCCCTCCCTCAACTGCTCCCGAAGCTGAAGTGCCTGCCGAGGTCTCCCCAGAAACAGCCACTCCGGAGCCCCCTTCTTCTGCTGCAGTCTCTCCgggaacagaggaacctgtcggtgacaccaagaaaaaaa ttgACATTCTGCTAAAGGCTGTGGGAGACACTCctataatgaaaacaaagaaatgggcTGTGGAGCGAACCCGAACCATCCAAGGACTCATTGACTTCATCAAAAAGTTCCTTAAACTTGTGGCTTCAGAACAGTTG ggaacatggttcagatccctggctggggacctAGGGTCCTACCTGCCGTGGAGCAGCTACGGCTGTGTGATGCAACTACGGAGCGTGTGCACCAGAACCAGAGAGCTCCGTGCCCCACAGGGAGGAACAGAATGA